In one window of Henckelia pumila isolate YLH828 chromosome 1, ASM3356847v2, whole genome shotgun sequence DNA:
- the LOC140875604 gene encoding major pollen allergen Bet v 1-D/H-like — MAVVEYPVEIKVQITPKRMFKAIVTDGHHLLPKIIPHIFKSIDVLEGEGGTTGCVRQINFPDGAPFSHMKDKLEYVDAENLVVKIVLFEGPGLGDKVESVHSEHRFVESGDGGCIIKLKNQHHLKAGHSHISEEEFKDAKEHGIKFFTATEAYLVAHPDVCA; from the exons ATGGCCGTCGTCGAATACCCCGTCGAAATCAAAGTTCAGATCACCCCAAAGAGGATGTTCAAGGCCATTGTAACCGATGGCCACCACCTCTTACCAAAAATAATCCCCCATATCTTCAAGAGCATCGACGTTCTCGAAGGCGAAGGCGGCACCACCGGATGCGTTAGGCAAATAAACTTCCCAGATG GTGCTCCATTCTCTCACATGAAAGACAAGCTCGAATACGTCGATGCCGAAAACCTAGTGGTGAAGATCGTTCTCTTTGAGGGACCGGGCCTCGGGGATAAGGTGGAGTCGGTGCACTCTGAACATCGTTTCGTGGAATCCGGTGACGGCGGATGCATCATCAAGTTGAAGAATCAGCATCACCTGAAGGCTGGCCACAGCCACATCTCGGAGGAAGAGTTTAAGGACGCAAAAGAACATGGCATTAAATTCTTCACCGCCACCGAGGCGTACCTCGTCGCTCATCCCGACGTTTGCGCGTAA